From Spartinivicinus ruber, the proteins below share one genomic window:
- a CDS encoding substrate-binding periplasmic protein, which translates to MAKLLFLVLLTIYSITINLACFAAPVIKIYTSEEPPLNFSIGPSKESAAGSDVSGFATDVVREILALTNNSSTPIVLLPWARAYQYTLYGENVFLFSMGRTKQREQLFQWIGPLAEKKAILYSTQKTKVTISSLDDAKTVTSIATVIDDSKEQYLKSQGFTNLSSSPIWKQAIQKLFINRAVLLAQTDLDIPFIVREAGYSIDQIKPVYELYKFQLFIGTSKQTSPQLVSHWQQALDTIKKNGRFKTLVKKWSDYYQLTNWQYQKGMLRVVY; encoded by the coding sequence ATGGCTAAACTCCTGTTTTTAGTATTACTGACAATATATTCGATTACTATTAATTTAGCGTGCTTTGCTGCTCCTGTTATTAAGATATACACCTCTGAAGAACCACCGCTCAACTTCTCTATTGGGCCAAGTAAAGAGTCTGCGGCTGGTAGTGATGTATCAGGCTTTGCCACAGATGTGGTCAGAGAAATTCTTGCTTTAACAAATAATAGTTCTACCCCCATTGTCTTACTCCCCTGGGCTAGAGCCTATCAATATACATTGTATGGTGAAAATGTCTTTCTATTCAGTATGGGCCGCACCAAGCAACGGGAACAGCTATTTCAGTGGATTGGTCCATTGGCAGAGAAAAAAGCGATTTTATATAGTACGCAAAAGACCAAGGTAACCATTAGCTCATTGGATGACGCAAAAACAGTAACGAGTATTGCCACTGTTATTGACGATTCAAAAGAGCAATACTTAAAAAGCCAAGGTTTCACTAACTTAAGCAGCAGCCCAATATGGAAGCAAGCCATACAAAAGCTGTTTATCAATAGAGCAGTTCTATTAGCTCAAACTGACCTAGATATTCCCTTTATAGTGCGAGAAGCTGGTTATTCAATTGACCAAATCAAACCTGTGTATGAGCTTTATAAATTCCAGCTTTTTATTGGTACTTCCAAACAAACCTCACCGCAATTAGTCAGCCATTGGCAACAAGCCTTAGATACGATAAAGAAAAATGGACGCTTCAAAACACTGGTAAAAAAATGGTCAGACTACTATCAATTGACTAACTGGCAGTATCAAAAAGGCATGCTGCGAGTTGTTTATTAG
- a CDS encoding phytanoyl-CoA dioxygenase family protein, translating into MQKYNELQQFTWNQQKGLTHDAWRFYHKNGFLVVNHFVAEQTCQKLKKQAFKIAQDQQQQETVVFSTTHRQHDKSRYFMESANDIRCFYEELAVAKDGALTKQKQQAINKIGHALHRFDPVFKQFVEGNSIKQLISQLPLVSPKMIQSMVIFKQPYIGGEVGCHQDATFLYTEPSSVIGLWFALEDATVDNGCLHAIPGGHQQGLAMRYCNQNGEMQMVELQNIQWELNAAIPLEVKQGSLIILHGLLPHFSEQNYSSRSRLALTFHLIDTQCNYLADNWLQSV; encoded by the coding sequence GTGCAAAAATATAATGAATTACAACAATTCACTTGGAATCAACAGAAAGGATTAACCCATGATGCCTGGCGCTTTTATCATAAAAATGGTTTCTTGGTAGTTAATCATTTTGTGGCGGAGCAAACTTGTCAAAAATTAAAAAAACAAGCTTTCAAGATTGCTCAAGACCAGCAGCAACAAGAAACAGTGGTTTTTTCAACAACACACCGTCAGCATGATAAGTCACGCTATTTTATGGAGTCAGCCAATGATATTCGCTGTTTTTATGAAGAGTTAGCTGTGGCTAAGGATGGTGCGCTAACTAAACAAAAGCAGCAGGCTATTAATAAAATTGGCCATGCTTTACACAGATTTGATCCAGTATTTAAGCAATTTGTTGAAGGTAACAGCATAAAGCAGTTAATAAGCCAATTACCGTTGGTTTCACCAAAAATGATTCAATCAATGGTTATTTTTAAACAACCTTATATTGGTGGTGAAGTTGGGTGTCATCAAGATGCGACTTTTCTTTATACTGAACCCTCCAGTGTAATAGGACTTTGGTTTGCGTTAGAGGATGCGACCGTTGATAATGGTTGTTTACATGCCATTCCTGGTGGTCATCAGCAAGGGCTTGCCATGCGTTATTGTAATCAAAATGGTGAGATGCAAATGGTCGAATTGCAGAATATTCAGTGGGAGTTAAATGCTGCTATACCTTTAGAGGTAAAACAGGGTAGCTTGATTATTTTGCATGGCTTATTACCTCATTTTAGTGAGCAAAACTATTCTAGCCGTTCTCGGTTAGCGTTAACTTTCCACTTGATTGATACGCAATGTAATTATTTAGCAGATAACTGGTTGCAGTCAGTCTAG
- a CDS encoding glycine betaine ABC transporter substrate-binding protein, with translation MRLLLFIILLWTSQWAAGVTDRDNTTITVGSKAFNEGYLLGELVAQKLESDGYNVERKLGLGKTVITYEALRYGDIDVYVEYTGTLAQAIFKLKNTPAFEQLSRLAKQHELQVLPSLGFNNTYALVMDKNKANKLGIKTIADLTKHPQLNFGLTHEFMKREDGWEKLAVHYQLNQQPVGIEHGLAYEAIQAGKIDITDAYSTDGDINKFNLLLLEDNDGYFPRYDAVPLVREDADQAMVTSLKELAGILDEATMQRLNGEVVNNDKTFAEVAHQFLVTKKYKKASEVELEGPWQQLPGNILQHLKLTLIALGAACLLGIPLSVYCYRNRTISRVVIYTTGLLQTIPSIALLALFIPLFGIGWLPAVVALFLYSLMPIVRSTTTALLTIDPVLKQVAVGMGLTHKEQLKKIYLPLALPAMFTGIKTAAVINIGTATLAAFIGAGGLGEPIVTGLALNDFQLVLYGAIPAALLAVVTELFFELVEIRYIPAHLRDQWK, from the coding sequence ATGCGATTATTGTTGTTTATTATTTTGCTTTGGACGAGTCAATGGGCTGCTGGTGTAACTGATCGTGATAACACTACCATAACGGTGGGCAGTAAAGCATTTAATGAAGGCTATTTACTCGGTGAACTAGTTGCCCAAAAGTTAGAGTCTGATGGTTATAACGTGGAGCGTAAGCTGGGGCTAGGTAAAACAGTTATTACCTATGAGGCATTGCGTTATGGTGATATTGATGTTTATGTGGAATACACCGGTACTTTGGCACAGGCTATTTTCAAGCTAAAAAATACACCGGCTTTTGAGCAATTGAGTCGATTGGCGAAGCAACATGAACTACAGGTATTACCTAGTTTAGGTTTTAATAATACTTACGCGCTGGTGATGGATAAAAATAAAGCCAATAAACTGGGGATAAAAACCATTGCTGATCTTACTAAACACCCTCAGCTGAATTTTGGTTTAACCCATGAATTTATGAAGCGTGAAGATGGTTGGGAAAAACTAGCTGTCCATTACCAGTTAAACCAGCAGCCAGTTGGGATAGAGCACGGCTTGGCATATGAAGCGATTCAAGCAGGAAAAATTGATATTACCGATGCTTACTCCACAGATGGAGATATCAATAAGTTCAACTTACTGTTGTTGGAAGATAATGATGGCTATTTCCCTCGCTATGATGCAGTGCCTCTGGTAAGGGAGGATGCTGATCAAGCAATGGTAACTAGTTTAAAGGAACTAGCTGGTATTTTAGATGAAGCCACTATGCAAAGGTTAAATGGTGAAGTTGTCAATAATGATAAAACCTTTGCTGAAGTAGCCCATCAATTTCTGGTCACAAAAAAGTATAAAAAGGCCAGTGAAGTAGAACTAGAAGGCCCTTGGCAGCAGTTGCCAGGAAATATATTGCAACATTTAAAGCTGACGTTAATTGCTTTAGGGGCTGCCTGTCTATTAGGAATCCCGCTAAGTGTTTACTGCTATCGTAATAGAACGATTAGTCGTGTGGTTATTTATACTACAGGCTTATTACAAACAATCCCTTCTATTGCATTATTGGCGCTATTTATTCCATTATTTGGTATTGGTTGGTTACCCGCAGTTGTTGCTTTGTTTTTATATTCACTCATGCCTATCGTTCGAAGTACAACAACCGCTTTATTGACCATTGACCCAGTTCTGAAGCAAGTAGCGGTAGGCATGGGACTAACTCATAAAGAACAATTGAAAAAGATATATTTACCTTTGGCTTTACCTGCCATGTTTACTGGCATTAAAACAGCAGCGGTAATAAACATTGGTACGGCAACCTTAGCTGCTTTCATTGGTGCTGGTGGGTTAGGGGAACCGATTGTTACAGGGCTAGCACTTAATGACTTTCAATTGGTATTGTATGGAGCAATACCTGCGGCACTACTTGCAGTAGTAACCGAGTTATTTTTTGAGTTAGTAGAAATACGTTATATACCGGCTCATTTAAGAGATCAGTGGAAGTGA
- a CDS encoding ATP-binding cassette domain-containing protein, which yields MNTTKPGDELAVELSQISVKYQQLELFSRLDFALPQQQITAVIGESGCGKSTLLKLINGLVAPTSGSIRLFGQAQTQPFNNTTRRGIGYAVQQIGLFPHLNAFENIALLAKLDNWQQTEIEQRVSYLADCMGLTITLLERYPHQLSGGQAQRVGLCRSLMVKPAVLLLDEAFSAVDPITRKEVHDRFLQLHQEEPRAVLLVTHDMREAVKIADKIAVMQEGKIVQHGAVSTVTAQPANDYVARLIKDHI from the coding sequence TTGAATACGACGAAACCTGGCGATGAGTTAGCAGTAGAACTTTCTCAGATAAGTGTGAAATATCAACAGCTAGAGCTGTTTAGTCGATTAGACTTTGCTCTGCCCCAACAACAAATTACTGCTGTAATAGGGGAAAGTGGTTGTGGTAAATCGACTTTGCTAAAACTTATCAATGGATTGGTAGCGCCTACCTCTGGTTCCATAAGACTCTTTGGTCAAGCCCAAACCCAACCTTTTAATAATACCACCCGACGTGGGATTGGTTATGCTGTTCAGCAGATAGGTTTATTCCCCCATTTGAATGCGTTTGAAAACATAGCCTTATTAGCAAAATTGGATAATTGGCAACAAACGGAAATTGAACAACGAGTGTCTTATCTTGCTGACTGCATGGGGTTAACCATTACTTTATTAGAGCGCTATCCCCATCAGTTATCAGGAGGGCAAGCCCAGCGAGTTGGCTTATGTCGTTCATTAATGGTGAAGCCTGCTGTTTTACTATTAGATGAAGCATTTTCTGCTGTTGATCCTATCACTCGTAAAGAAGTTCATGATCGTTTTTTACAACTTCATCAGGAAGAACCTAGAGCTGTATTACTGGTCACTCATGATATGCGTGAAGCAGTAAAAATAGCGGATAAAATTGCAGTAATGCAGGAAGGAAAAATTGTTCAGCATGGTGCGGTTTCCACGGTCACAGCTCAGCCTGCTAATGACTATGTTGCACGTCTTATCAAGGATCACATTTAA
- a CDS encoding cytochrome b: MHIKNTPKQYGLVSILLHWLTAITIIGLFALGLYMVELDYYDPWYKKGPDIHKSIGLLLLAVFIIRAGWRLFTNAPKPLETHQAWERLLAHLTHITLYLLILLVIFSGYLISTADGRSVSVFGWFEVPALITGIDQLESYAGAVHYYLAFILIGLASLHGLAAIKHHVLDKDDTLRRMLGTAKK, encoded by the coding sequence ATGCATATAAAAAACACCCCTAAACAATATGGTTTAGTGAGTATTTTGCTTCACTGGCTCACTGCCATCACCATTATAGGTCTGTTTGCCTTAGGCTTATATATGGTAGAGCTTGACTACTATGACCCTTGGTATAAAAAAGGTCCTGACATACATAAAAGTATTGGCTTATTACTTTTGGCTGTATTTATTATAAGGGCAGGGTGGCGTCTCTTTACCAATGCCCCCAAACCACTCGAGACCCACCAGGCATGGGAACGACTGCTGGCACATTTAACCCATATTACACTTTATCTGTTAATCTTACTGGTTATTTTCAGCGGCTACTTAATTTCAACCGCCGATGGCCGCTCAGTAAGTGTTTTTGGCTGGTTTGAAGTACCTGCTCTAATTACAGGTATTGACCAACTAGAAAGCTATGCAGGCGCTGTGCACTATTACTTGGCATTTATCTTAATTGGTTTAGCCAGTTTACATGGCCTTGCAGCAATTAAACACCATGTACTGGATAAAGACGACACTTTACGACGGATGTTAGGTACTGCAAAAAAATAA
- a CDS encoding type I secretion system permease/ATPase, which yields MQQEQVQDQENTALEQVKTESAINCLVRVGQLFDIAIDSQQLLHRHGNYEAAYDELDISRCAGRYGFKSKWQTLDATALEKIPVPAILYWQGHYWVLEKNGAEETSWQLYNGKTQQVVNISVKALLIAEKLQVMLLNKSETVKVNQLPFGFQWFWQFIKKYRKQFRDVMIVSIFLQLFALVTPFLFQTVIDKVLVSRGLSSLHVLAIGMLSLALFEPIFTFVRSIVFSHLASRVNSELTSYVYQHLIGLPLAFFRTRQTGEIIARIREMDQVRSFMTGTALTLVLDLLFVGVFMAVMFSYAPLLAWLVIGSFVIYAGFWLCITPSLRNRVQRQYEKNAENTAFLTETVTGIETIKTSATEPQFNKQWDEKLANYVKSAFSTSLLGNIAGQGIGLIQKLFSALLLWFGVKLVLEGKLTVGELVAFNMLAGHVTMPVLRLAQVWQEFQQASISLRRVGDIMHHPSENNIQAGKTSQPSIEGEIELRKVTFRYHDDAPEALRRLDLTVQAGQMTGLTGRSGSGKSTITKLVQRLYVPQSGQVLVDGMDLALIDPALLRQNTGVVLQESFLFNGTIRENIVISKPSATEEDMIKAATLAGAHEFIGELQGGYDTPVGERGGNLSGGQRQRVAIARALINNPKILIMDEATSALDYESEQTILQNMPAIAKGRTVIVIAHRLNALQHCDNIIVLDKGEIAEQGTHSELVKSNGHYAELWQLQTTTNVPKAPVSSPTAFGLNASFKF from the coding sequence ATGCAGCAGGAACAAGTGCAAGATCAAGAAAATACCGCATTAGAGCAAGTCAAAACTGAGTCGGCTATCAATTGTTTGGTTAGAGTGGGGCAGCTATTTGATATTGCCATTGATTCACAACAGTTGTTGCATCGTCATGGTAATTATGAAGCGGCTTATGATGAGCTGGATATTTCTCGCTGTGCAGGGCGTTATGGCTTTAAATCTAAATGGCAAACCCTAGATGCAACCGCATTAGAAAAAATCCCGGTACCTGCTATTTTATATTGGCAAGGCCATTATTGGGTATTAGAAAAAAATGGTGCTGAAGAAACCAGCTGGCAGCTGTATAACGGCAAAACACAGCAAGTAGTTAATATCAGTGTTAAAGCCCTGCTGATAGCAGAAAAGTTGCAGGTCATGCTGCTGAATAAATCGGAAACCGTTAAAGTTAACCAGCTGCCATTTGGTTTTCAGTGGTTTTGGCAGTTTATCAAAAAATACCGCAAGCAGTTTCGAGATGTCATGATTGTCTCGATTTTCTTGCAGTTATTTGCTTTGGTTACACCATTTCTGTTTCAAACTGTCATCGATAAAGTACTGGTAAGCCGTGGTCTATCCAGCTTGCATGTATTGGCTATTGGTATGCTCAGTTTGGCACTGTTTGAGCCTATTTTTACCTTTGTACGCTCCATTGTATTTTCCCACTTGGCAAGCCGGGTTAACTCCGAGCTGACCAGTTATGTTTATCAACATTTAATTGGACTGCCCTTAGCTTTTTTTCGCACCCGTCAAACCGGGGAAATAATTGCACGTATTCGGGAAATGGACCAAGTGCGCAGTTTTATGACGGGTACGGCACTTACATTAGTGTTGGACTTGTTATTTGTTGGTGTGTTTATGGCGGTGATGTTTAGTTATGCACCATTATTAGCCTGGTTAGTGATTGGTTCATTTGTCATTTATGCAGGTTTTTGGCTATGTATAACTCCCAGTTTGCGCAATCGAGTACAGCGGCAGTATGAAAAAAATGCAGAGAATACAGCGTTTCTAACCGAAACCGTCACTGGCATTGAAACCATTAAAACTTCGGCTACTGAACCGCAATTTAATAAACAGTGGGATGAAAAACTAGCTAATTATGTTAAATCCGCTTTTAGTACCTCGTTATTGGGTAATATTGCGGGGCAGGGAATAGGCTTAATTCAGAAACTATTCTCAGCATTATTATTATGGTTTGGTGTTAAGTTGGTGTTGGAAGGTAAATTAACTGTTGGTGAGTTAGTGGCTTTTAATATGTTAGCAGGTCATGTAACTATGCCGGTGTTACGGCTCGCTCAGGTCTGGCAGGAGTTTCAACAGGCATCCATATCCCTGCGGCGGGTGGGTGATATTATGCATCATCCATCGGAAAATAATATTCAGGCTGGAAAAACTTCACAGCCATCAATTGAAGGTGAAATTGAGTTGCGTAAAGTAACTTTCCGTTATCATGACGATGCTCCTGAAGCCTTGAGAAGACTTGATTTAACTGTACAAGCTGGTCAGATGACTGGTTTAACTGGCCGCTCTGGTTCAGGCAAAAGTACCATTACTAAACTAGTGCAACGTTTGTATGTACCGCAAAGTGGCCAGGTATTAGTGGATGGGATGGATTTAGCCTTAATTGATCCGGCTTTGTTAAGACAAAATACTGGTGTAGTACTTCAGGAAAGTTTTCTATTTAATGGTACCATCCGGGAAAATATTGTTATTAGTAAGCCATCTGCTACTGAAGAAGACATGATTAAAGCGGCCACATTAGCCGGTGCTCATGAATTTATTGGTGAATTACAAGGGGGTTACGATACCCCTGTAGGTGAACGTGGTGGTAATTTATCCGGTGGACAGAGACAACGAGTGGCAATTGCTCGGGCATTAATTAATAATCCTAAAATACTGATTATGGATGAAGCTACCAGTGCCCTAGATTATGAGTCGGAACAAACGATCTTACAAAACATGCCGGCTATAGCAAAGGGGCGTACGGTGATCGTTATTGCCCATCGACTCAATGCATTGCAGCACTGTGACAATATTATTGTGTTAGATAAAGGCGAAATAGCTGAACAAGGGACTCATAGTGAGCTAGTGAAATCCAATGGGCATTATGCTGAGCTATGGCAATTACAAACCACAACCAACGTACCAAAAGCACCAGTATCTAGCCCTACTGCTTTTGGTTTGAATGCCTCATTTAAGTTCTAA
- a CDS encoding YceI family protein, with amino-acid sequence MRLNKVASVFMGLTLLASSQLWAADYKIDTKGAHAFIQFRVKHLGYSWLYGRFNTFDGSFSYDEKKPEATKINVTIDTASIDSNHAERDKHLRSDDFLDVKKFPKATFVSKKVMPKGSDKAVLVGDLTLHGVTKEVSIDVTKIGGGKDPWGGYRQGFQGSTSFKLKDFNIKKDLGPASQEVELILSIEGIRQS; translated from the coding sequence ATGCGATTAAATAAAGTTGCAAGCGTTTTCATGGGACTAACCTTACTTGCCTCAAGTCAGTTATGGGCTGCCGATTACAAAATCGATACTAAAGGAGCCCATGCGTTTATCCAGTTTAGAGTAAAACACCTTGGCTATAGCTGGCTTTATGGCCGCTTCAATACCTTTGACGGTTCCTTTAGTTACGATGAAAAGAAGCCTGAGGCCACGAAAATAAATGTCACTATCGATACTGCCAGCATTGACTCTAACCATGCAGAGCGTGACAAGCATCTTCGCAGTGATGACTTTTTAGATGTTAAAAAATTCCCTAAAGCGACCTTTGTAAGTAAAAAAGTCATGCCTAAAGGCAGCGATAAAGCTGTTTTAGTAGGTGACTTGACTTTACATGGTGTCACTAAAGAAGTGTCTATTGATGTAACCAAAATTGGTGGTGGTAAAGACCCATGGGGCGGTTATCGTCAAGGCTTCCAAGGTTCTACATCATTTAAATTGAAAGACTTCAATATCAAAAAAGACCTTGGCCCAGCTTCCCAAGAAGTTGAGTTGATTTTATCTATCGAAGGTATTCGTCAAAGTTAA
- a CDS encoding carbohydrate binding domain-containing protein, with protein MSEATMRLKSKKSSVTMLLSAALVSQAAVTAMSLSAAEALFSPVNDNYQQQNSISKAEAEYIQDQREVDLQLEVIDGKIVFPEQTTLNLFLGESFNLQVKRREQSTTNNVEIIYGYVFDSGFDHIKNYSNVIFTINHDTNKVTGLIETEYDSYLVQPNENGRYTIIKQRMPEILDQHVIPAENWQVTKLNDKDKTAKGETDKKGNYIIDVYLGFSHQAAKKVGDPKAEAEKYVASVNSGLKNSGVNNIRLRLVGIGFTSQNPGIIGDVLGKVEKWFAADVEKFAPDLVGVVQMPTNAPNSAAGWAGVTGYTQVVGAPWPNAWRHEVGHNVGGWHCYEADKAKKWPYAFGYNNGKTRTHMCGNSSNFYSNPDIKDANGLSLGDKTTANLIRLWKERAAEMSSKRKHTIPFPDDINNPIPDPKPDPKPDPKPDPKPDPKPDPKPDPKPDPKPDPKPDPKPDPKPDPKPDPKPDPKPDPKPDPKPDPKPDPKPDTMCKKPDLLKGNLVREPDFNQLTPWKRFYTKSIKHAIEQMKKDCGLDNWLKVTDRKQYYDGTLQKLAQPLAENKEYVFTAKVKLPKGADKDLAMVTLLLKNELGAYYYQYLAINQVDENVKELKKQFKVNALGKVTDAYIVLFGPKADKDLLIDEVKITPINDTPNPDPDPKPDDNKVFEHNFEDDLHGWQSAFKMGKLERTDKMSQQGQWSAQVTERGHWYAGLSLPVKETLTANTDYKFSLSASLGDEAKASQMLDVQLFYVDDEGYHWQRIHNMLLPIGNKWYQVAADFKLQPKGQLKAAELYIIGPEPKVNFYVDSIKLDKK; from the coding sequence ATGAGCGAAGCAACGATGAGACTAAAAAGTAAAAAATCATCCGTCACTATGCTGCTTTCGGCAGCTTTGGTTTCACAAGCAGCAGTCACTGCTATGAGTTTATCAGCAGCTGAAGCCTTATTTTCACCAGTTAATGATAACTATCAACAACAAAACTCTATTTCTAAGGCTGAAGCAGAATATATACAGGATCAACGTGAAGTAGATCTACAACTTGAAGTGATTGATGGAAAAATAGTTTTCCCAGAGCAAACAACCCTAAATTTATTTTTAGGGGAATCATTTAATCTACAGGTAAAACGGAGGGAACAGTCGACTACTAATAACGTAGAAATTATTTATGGATATGTGTTTGATAGTGGTTTTGATCATATTAAAAATTATAGTAATGTCATTTTCACAATTAACCACGATACCAACAAGGTAACTGGTTTAATTGAAACTGAATATGATAGCTATTTGGTGCAGCCGAATGAGAATGGTCGATACACTATTATTAAACAGCGAATGCCTGAAATATTAGATCAGCATGTAATACCTGCAGAAAACTGGCAAGTGACTAAGCTTAATGATAAGGATAAAACAGCTAAAGGTGAAACTGATAAAAAAGGTAATTATATTATTGATGTATACCTTGGATTTTCTCATCAGGCAGCAAAAAAAGTAGGTGATCCAAAAGCCGAGGCAGAAAAGTATGTGGCTTCTGTAAATAGTGGGTTAAAAAACTCCGGAGTTAACAATATACGACTTCGGCTAGTGGGTATTGGTTTTACTTCACAGAATCCAGGTATTATTGGCGATGTATTAGGTAAAGTTGAAAAATGGTTTGCGGCTGATGTGGAAAAATTTGCCCCTGACTTAGTGGGGGTTGTGCAGATGCCAACTAATGCTCCAAATAGTGCTGCAGGTTGGGCTGGGGTAACTGGTTATACTCAGGTGGTAGGAGCTCCCTGGCCTAATGCTTGGCGTCATGAGGTAGGCCATAATGTTGGTGGCTGGCACTGCTATGAGGCGGATAAGGCGAAAAAATGGCCATATGCGTTTGGTTATAATAATGGAAAAACCCGCACCCATATGTGTGGTAATTCTTCCAATTTTTATTCAAACCCCGATATTAAAGATGCTAATGGTTTATCCCTGGGTGATAAAACTACTGCAAACCTAATTCGCTTGTGGAAAGAACGTGCAGCGGAAATGTCTAGCAAACGCAAGCACACCATTCCTTTTCCTGATGATATTAATAACCCTATACCTGATCCTAAGCCGGACCCAAAACCTGATCCTAAACCAGATCCTAAACCAGATCCTAAACCAGATCCTAAGCCGGATCCGAAGCCGGACCCAAAACCCGATCCTAAGCCGGACCCAAAACCCGATCCTAAGCCGGATCCAAAACCCGATCCTAAGCCGGACCCAAAACCCGATCCTAAGCCGGATCCAAAACCCGATCCTAAGCCAGATCCAAAACCCGACACTATGTGTAAAAAGCCAGACTTGTTGAAAGGTAATCTGGTTAGAGAGCCTGACTTTAATCAGTTAACACCCTGGAAACGCTTTTATACCAAATCTATCAAGCATGCTATCGAGCAAATGAAAAAAGATTGTGGCTTGGATAATTGGTTAAAAGTGACTGACCGTAAACAGTATTATGATGGGACACTACAAAAACTGGCACAACCATTAGCTGAAAATAAAGAATATGTATTTACGGCTAAAGTGAAGTTACCAAAAGGGGCTGATAAAGATTTAGCCATGGTGACCTTACTGTTGAAAAATGAGTTAGGTGCCTACTACTATCAATATTTAGCTATTAATCAAGTGGATGAAAATGTTAAAGAGTTGAAAAAGCAATTTAAGGTAAATGCATTAGGTAAAGTAACCGACGCCTATATTGTTTTATTTGGCCCAAAGGCAGATAAAGATCTATTGATAGATGAGGTAAAAATTACACCTATAAATGATACTCCGAACCCAGACCCTGATCCGAAACCTGATGATAACAAGGTATTTGAGCATAACTTTGAAGACGACTTGCATGGGTGGCAGTCTGCTTTCAAAATGGGCAAGCTGGAACGAACTGATAAAATGAGTCAGCAAGGCCAGTGGAGTGCTCAGGTTACTGAAAGGGGCCATTGGTATGCCGGTTTATCACTGCCAGTTAAGGAAACGCTAACAGCTAATACGGACTATAAATTCTCTTTATCAGCAAGTTTGGGAGATGAAGCCAAAGCCAGTCAAATGCTGGACGTACAGCTGTTTTATGTAGACGATGAAGGTTATCACTGGCAGCGAATCCATAATATGCTGTTACCAATAGGAAATAAATGGTATCAGGTTGCTGCGGACTTTAAATTACAGCCAAAAGGGCAATTGAAAGCAGCTGAGCTATATATTATTGGTCCTGAGCCTAAAGTTAATTTTTATGTGGATAGTATTAAACTAGATAAAAAATAA